The Halalkalibacter krulwichiae genome has a segment encoding these proteins:
- a CDS encoding spore coat protein, producing MTNLLQNMAGMAAMTDQVIATDFLISAKAGVRNTTFALTEATTPEIRTALRQQLNDAIEAHEKIYQYLISKGYYHPSDLKEQLKVDLNASEIAMNLLN from the coding sequence ATGACGAATTTGCTGCAAAATATGGCTGGAATGGCTGCAATGACGGATCAAGTGATTGCTACCGATTTCTTAATTTCTGCAAAAGCAGGGGTCAGAAATACAACGTTTGCTTTAACGGAAGCAACCACCCCGGAAATAAGAACGGCATTGCGTCAACAATTAAACGACGCGATTGAGGCACATGAAAAAATATATCAATACTTGATATCTAAAGGATATTATCATCCTAGTGATTTAAAAGAGCAGTTAAAGGTGGACCTAAATGCTTCTGAGATTGCAATGAATTTATTAAATTAA
- a CDS encoding spore coat protein yields the protein MQPGNLAYHETMETHELLNFKTVGLLKSKMMQGIVFDQDLKAMMEKNVQQSIKDIQELQALYQLAKTH from the coding sequence ATGCAACCAGGAAATCTTGCATACCACGAAACAATGGAGACACACGAGCTATTAAATTTTAAAACCGTTGGCTTACTTAAATCTAAAATGATGCAAGGGATCGTATTTGATCAAGATCTCAAAGCGATGATGGAAAAAAACGTTCAACAATCAATAAAAGATATACAAGAACTCCAAGCCCTTTATCAACTGGCAAAAACTCATTAA
- a CDS encoding spore coat protein, with translation MNDYLDPINSVGMPEQADSGIALDLLLTAKEAVRNYAIALTEAASPELRLTLRNQMELAIDYHEEVSKLMMKKKWFHPYNISEQKKLDLQAAQTAVDIAGLNLFPGNTNRKGLFPTPPQ, from the coding sequence GTGAATGATTATTTAGATCCAATTAACTCGGTTGGGATGCCCGAGCAAGCGGATTCAGGAATCGCGCTTGATTTATTATTAACAGCAAAAGAAGCAGTTAGAAATTATGCTATTGCCTTGACGGAAGCTGCGAGCCCAGAGCTTAGATTGACATTACGTAATCAAATGGAATTAGCGATTGATTACCACGAAGAAGTATCGAAACTGATGATGAAGAAAAAGTGGTTCCATCCTTATAACATATCTGAACAAAAGAAATTGGACCTTCAGGCCGCCCAAACAGCAGTGGATATTGCCGGTCTTAATCTCTTCCCAGGTAATACAAATCGTAAAGGATTATTCCCTACCCCGCCACAGTGA
- a CDS encoding zinc-dependent alcohol dehydrogenase — MKAVTFQGVKNIIVKDVKAPSIQKPDDIIVKLTHTAICGSDLHLIHGMIPNLQEDYIIGHEPMGIVEEVGPEVTKLKKGDRVIIPFNVSCGKCWFCEHELESQCDTANDNGEMGAYFGYSGTTGGYPGGQAEYMRVPYGNFTPFKIPEDSEVEDEKLVLLADAGSTAYWSVDNSGMKEGDTVIILGCGPVGLLAQKFAWLKGAKRVIAVDYVGYRLEHAKRTNNVEVVNFEDYENVGSYLHDLTNGGADVVIDCVGMSGKMTDIEFLASGLKLHGGAMSGLVMASQAVRKGGNIQITGVYSSRYNGFPLGDIFQRNVNIRTGQAPVIHYMPYLHDLIASGKVDPGDVVTHILPLDQAKHGYEIFDTKMDNCIKVVLKP; from the coding sequence ATGAAAGCAGTTACCTTTCAAGGTGTTAAAAATATTATCGTTAAAGATGTAAAGGCACCAAGTATCCAAAAACCTGATGATATAATCGTCAAATTAACGCATACAGCCATTTGTGGATCTGATTTGCACTTAATACATGGAATGATACCGAATTTACAAGAAGATTATATTATTGGACATGAGCCAATGGGGATTGTGGAAGAAGTCGGTCCTGAAGTTACAAAGCTAAAGAAAGGTGACCGTGTTATTATCCCGTTTAATGTAAGCTGCGGTAAATGCTGGTTCTGTGAGCATGAGCTAGAAAGCCAATGTGACACTGCTAACGATAATGGTGAGATGGGAGCTTATTTTGGCTATTCAGGAACAACAGGGGGTTATCCTGGGGGACAAGCAGAATATATGCGTGTACCATATGGAAATTTTACCCCATTTAAGATTCCTGAGGATAGTGAAGTAGAAGATGAGAAATTAGTGTTACTTGCTGATGCTGGTTCAACGGCATATTGGAGTGTTGATAATTCCGGGATGAAAGAAGGAGACACCGTAATCATTCTCGGCTGCGGACCAGTTGGACTTTTGGCCCAAAAGTTTGCTTGGTTAAAAGGGGCAAAGCGAGTTATTGCCGTTGATTACGTAGGCTATCGTTTAGAACACGCTAAGCGTACGAATAATGTTGAAGTGGTCAATTTTGAGGATTACGAAAACGTCGGTTCCTATTTACACGATTTAACTAATGGTGGAGCAGATGTAGTCATCGATTGTGTTGGAATGAGTGGAAAGATGACCGACATTGAATTTTTAGCCTCAGGGTTAAAGCTGCACGGTGGTGCAATGAGTGGACTGGTCATGGCGAGTCAAGCTGTACGAAAAGGTGGAAACATTCAAATCACAGGTGTTTACTCATCTAGGTATAACGGTTTTCCATTAGGAGATATTTTCCAACGCAATGTAAATATTAGAACAGGTCAAGCACCTGTAATTCACTATATGCCATATTTACATGACTTAATTGCATCCGGGAAAGTAGACCCCGGGGATGTTGTTACACATATTTTGCCTCTAGATCAGGCGAAGCATGGGTATGAGATTTTTGACACGAAAATGGATAATTGTATTAAAGTTGTCTTAAAACCATAA
- a CDS encoding cell wall hydrolase: MAVIKTNANDRKLLARLIRAEAEGEGELGMLLVANVCVNRVRVGCLDFVDINSIERMVWQSPGGFEAVHFPYFYQRAREKEIRLAERAINGERHRPAEFALWFFRPEGPCPEQWWGQWNSGRYKEHCFYIPIESDCPDVYGVY; the protein is encoded by the coding sequence TTGGCCGTTATAAAAACTAATGCAAATGACCGGAAATTGCTCGCAAGGTTAATTAGAGCAGAAGCTGAAGGTGAAGGTGAATTAGGCATGTTGCTTGTAGCAAATGTTTGTGTTAACAGGGTTCGAGTAGGTTGTTTGGATTTTGTTGACATTAATTCAATTGAAAGAATGGTTTGGCAATCTCCAGGAGGATTTGAAGCTGTTCATTTTCCTTATTTTTATCAGCGGGCAAGAGAAAAGGAAATTCGATTAGCTGAGAGAGCTATCAACGGAGAGAGACATAGGCCAGCTGAATTTGCTTTATGGTTTTTTCGGCCAGAAGGTCCGTGTCCAGAACAATGGTGGGGCCAATGGAATTCCGGGCGTTATAAGGAGCATTGTTTTTATATCCCAATTGAATCTGATTGTCCCGATGTATATGGTGTTTATTAA
- a CDS encoding EAL domain-containing protein, producing MLYKSKESRVETLKESIYHQFQTLWVLDNRSVYGYEAFLRHTSNMNPEELFQFARDENQLYEFDTLSILKAIEEFSVVSDSKLFLNVYPSTVINKDFPRLINSIIKKYPLVVNYLVLELNETSLENEIWSEPQLKERINWLKKLGLCIAIDDVGKGAASLQQIIEYKPQYIKLDRYFSIELGRTLEKQQMISSIVNYCKSFEVKLILEGIETHVDLSIAKALNIDIGQGFVLGKPQLLNSIHK from the coding sequence ATGTTATATAAGTCAAAAGAAAGTAGAGTAGAAACGTTAAAAGAGAGTATCTACCATCAATTTCAAACACTCTGGGTGCTTGATAATCGGAGTGTATATGGCTATGAAGCATTCTTACGTCATACAAGTAATATGAACCCAGAAGAACTATTTCAATTTGCAAGAGATGAAAATCAGTTATATGAATTTGATACGTTATCGATCCTTAAGGCCATTGAAGAATTTTCCGTTGTTTCTGATTCAAAGTTATTTCTAAATGTTTATCCATCCACTGTTATTAATAAAGACTTTCCTAGATTAATTAATTCAATTATTAAAAAGTACCCTCTAGTCGTAAACTATCTAGTACTAGAGCTAAATGAAACGAGTCTTGAGAATGAAATTTGGAGCGAGCCACAATTAAAAGAAAGAATCAATTGGTTGAAGAAACTGGGTTTATGTATTGCGATTGACGATGTGGGAAAAGGCGCAGCCTCCTTACAACAGATCATTGAGTATAAGCCACAATACATAAAACTTGATCGTTATTTTTCAATTGAACTTGGTAGAACGTTAGAAAAACAACAAATGATCTCGTCTATTGTTAATTATTGTAAATCTTTTGAGGTCAAACTCATTTTAGAAGGAATAGAAACTCATGTTGACTTATCTATTGCTAAGGCACTTAATATTGATATTGGTCAAGGGTTTGTTCTAGGAAAGCCACAGTTATTAAACTCAATACACAAGTAA
- a CDS encoding sugar phosphate isomerase/epimerase family protein translates to MKLGVFTVLYQNLPFEEMLDKVAEMGIETVELGTGTYPGTSHCNPDELLDNPTKLNEYKKAIEARGLSISGLSFHGNPLHPNRKFANESHESWRKTVLLAERLEVPVVNGFSGCPGDHKEAKFPNWVTCSWPPEYGEMLEWQWNEVVIPYWKTEAAFAESHGINQIAFEMHPGFVVYNPETLLKLREQVGPSIGANFDPSHLVWQGIDPVEAIKKLGREKAIFHFHAKDTYLDQANINVNGVLDTKHYSQVLDRSWTFRTVGYGHDAKAWNDMISALRAVGYDYVLSIEHEDMLASIDEGLGKAIALLKASLFKEEISEMWWA, encoded by the coding sequence GTGAAATTAGGAGTCTTTACCGTCCTCTATCAAAATCTGCCTTTTGAAGAAATGCTAGATAAAGTTGCAGAAATGGGAATAGAAACAGTCGAGCTAGGTACGGGAACCTACCCTGGGACAAGTCATTGTAATCCAGATGAATTACTAGATAACCCTACGAAATTAAACGAATACAAAAAAGCCATAGAAGCAAGAGGCCTTAGCATTAGCGGGTTGAGCTTCCATGGCAACCCACTTCATCCTAACAGGAAGTTTGCAAATGAATCCCATGAGTCATGGCGAAAAACCGTTTTACTAGCAGAACGTTTAGAAGTACCCGTAGTAAATGGATTTTCTGGTTGTCCAGGTGATCATAAAGAGGCAAAGTTCCCGAACTGGGTTACTTGTTCATGGCCGCCTGAATATGGCGAAATGCTTGAATGGCAGTGGAATGAGGTTGTCATTCCATATTGGAAAACAGAAGCAGCATTCGCCGAATCACATGGAATCAACCAAATTGCCTTTGAGATGCATCCTGGCTTTGTTGTCTATAATCCAGAAACTTTGCTGAAATTAAGGGAGCAAGTAGGCCCTAGTATCGGGGCGAACTTTGATCCAAGTCATCTCGTTTGGCAAGGAATCGACCCAGTCGAAGCGATCAAAAAGCTAGGACGTGAGAAAGCGATTTTCCACTTCCATGCAAAGGATACGTATTTGGATCAAGCAAATATAAACGTCAATGGTGTCCTTGATACGAAGCATTACAGCCAAGTCCTTGATCGTTCTTGGACGTTCCGTACGGTTGGATATGGTCATGATGCAAAGGCGTGGAACGATATGATCAGTGCACTTCGGGCAGTTGGATACGACTACGTTCTCTCGATTGAACATGAAGATATGCTTGCATCGATTGACGAAGGACTAGGGAAAGCGATAGCGCTTTTGAAAGCATCACTTTTCAAAGAAGAAATTTCGGAAATGTGGTGGGCGTAA
- a CDS encoding Gfo/Idh/MocA family protein translates to MNKIKVGVIGTGFIGPTHIEAVRRLGFVEVVALAESSLEAAEQKAAELGIPKAYGNYKEMLRDEEIQVVHNCTPNHLHFAINKEIILAGKHVLSEKPLAMSSDESRELLELAKEHGVVNGVNFNYRQFPILKQLETMIKNNELGKINLVHGSYLQDWLLYETDFNWRLAPEAGGKSRAIADIGSHWCDTVQHVTGKQIVEVFADLATVISVRKKAIGNVATFGTQEMADQQYEEVPINTEDYASVLVRFDDGTSGVFTVSQVSAGRKNRLSFEINGSQSSAYWNQEEPEKLWLGHRGRANETLLADPALFSNEAKGSIHHPGGHNEGWPDALKNMMKNFYTFINEGKDPLKDQTNFATFADGHLSMCITDAILESHTNQKWVKVSVGQGVKS, encoded by the coding sequence ATGAATAAAATCAAAGTAGGTGTCATTGGAACAGGATTTATAGGACCGACTCACATTGAAGCGGTCAGACGATTAGGATTTGTTGAGGTAGTAGCACTAGCAGAATCGAGTCTTGAGGCGGCAGAACAAAAAGCGGCTGAGTTAGGCATTCCAAAAGCATACGGAAATTACAAGGAAATGCTGCGCGATGAAGAGATTCAAGTCGTACACAATTGTACGCCAAATCATCTGCATTTTGCGATTAATAAAGAGATTATATTAGCAGGTAAACATGTTTTGTCAGAAAAACCGTTAGCGATGTCAAGTGACGAATCAAGAGAATTGCTAGAGTTAGCAAAAGAGCATGGTGTTGTTAACGGGGTTAACTTTAACTATCGCCAATTCCCTATTTTAAAGCAATTAGAAACGATGATTAAAAACAATGAGTTAGGGAAAATAAATCTTGTTCACGGAAGCTATTTGCAGGATTGGCTGTTATATGAGACTGATTTTAATTGGCGGTTAGCTCCAGAAGCAGGTGGGAAGTCGCGTGCGATAGCTGATATTGGCTCCCATTGGTGTGATACCGTCCAACACGTAACGGGTAAACAAATTGTTGAAGTATTTGCGGATTTAGCGACTGTTATTTCAGTAAGAAAGAAAGCAATAGGAAATGTGGCTACTTTTGGAACTCAAGAGATGGCGGACCAACAGTATGAAGAGGTACCAATCAATACAGAGGACTATGCATCCGTTCTAGTTCGCTTTGATGACGGTACAAGCGGTGTATTTACTGTATCGCAAGTAAGTGCAGGACGTAAAAATCGATTAAGCTTTGAAATTAATGGTAGCCAAAGTTCCGCTTATTGGAACCAGGAAGAACCAGAGAAGCTATGGCTCGGGCATCGCGGCCGTGCAAATGAAACACTTCTAGCAGATCCAGCTTTGTTTAGCAATGAAGCAAAGGGCTCGATTCATCACCCAGGAGGTCATAACGAGGGCTGGCCTGATGCGTTAAAAAATATGATGAAAAACTTCTATACCTTTATTAATGAAGGAAAAGATCCATTAAAGGATCAAACGAACTTTGCGACATTTGCTGATGGCCACCTTTCCATGTGTATTACAGATGCGATTCTAGAGAGTCATACAAACCAAAAGTGGGTGAAAGTAAGCGTGGGACAGGGGGTCAAATCGTGA
- a CDS encoding ABC transporter permease, which yields MQSKIINTTTATKRPAFDWRNYIVYIAFIGVFITFSITLYDYGFLSTNNLLNIVRQTAMISIMAVAVTFVISTAEIDLSVGSIAALSSLTAALAIQSFGTVGGILAGLGTGAIIGLINGLLVTKVLIPSFLVTLGMMIIVKGIAMWITGTAPVPILNDAFIFLFGSGSLGPIPMLFVWTILIAVIGHIVLRKTTFGRQTLATGGNESAARFSGINTARVKLIALVSSGMMAGFAGMLYAGRLEAGRFTFGEGAELSVIAAVILGGTSLFGGVGTVVGTIFGSILIGTINNGLIIMGLDVSQQMMVSGLIIILAVAFGRKAKKR from the coding sequence ATGCAATCCAAAATCATTAATACTACTACTGCAACAAAACGTCCTGCCTTTGATTGGCGAAATTATATTGTCTATATTGCTTTTATCGGAGTTTTTATCACATTCTCAATCACGCTATATGATTATGGATTTTTATCAACCAATAACCTTTTAAATATTGTTAGACAAACAGCAATGATTTCTATTATGGCTGTAGCGGTAACATTCGTGATCTCAACTGCAGAAATTGATTTATCCGTTGGTTCGATTGCTGCCTTATCTTCTTTAACGGCAGCATTAGCGATCCAATCATTCGGTACAGTTGGTGGTATCCTTGCAGGACTTGGAACAGGAGCAATCATTGGCTTAATCAATGGACTTCTTGTTACAAAGGTGTTGATTCCATCCTTTCTTGTCACGCTTGGAATGATGATTATTGTGAAAGGAATTGCGATGTGGATTACAGGAACAGCTCCTGTACCAATCTTAAACGATGCATTTATTTTCTTATTTGGTTCTGGAAGCTTAGGACCGATACCGATGCTTTTCGTTTGGACGATTTTAATAGCGGTCATCGGTCATATTGTTTTAAGAAAAACAACGTTTGGCAGACAAACTCTTGCAACAGGAGGAAATGAAAGCGCAGCTAGATTCTCAGGGATCAATACAGCTCGTGTCAAACTAATCGCCTTAGTATCTTCAGGGATGATGGCAGGTTTTGCTGGTATGTTATATGCAGGTAGACTAGAGGCCGGTCGTTTTACATTTGGTGAAGGGGCAGAGCTTTCTGTTATTGCAGCCGTTATTCTTGGTGGAACGAGTCTGTTTGGCGGAGTTGGAACAGTCGTTGGAACGATTTTTGGTTCAATTTTAATAGGAACGATTAATAATGGCTTAATCATTATGGGCTTAGATGTCAGTCAGCAAATGATGGTTAGTGGCTTGATTATTATTTTAGCAGTAGCGTTTGGACGCAAAGCAAAGAAACGATAA